The region GCGCGCTCGAGGACGAGGACATCCCGTTCACGTTCGGCATCCCCGGGACGCACAACATCGAGCTGTACGACGCGCTCGCGGCGTCGACGAAGGTGCGGCCGGTCCTCGTGACCGACGAGCAGAGCGCGTCGTTCATGGCCGACGCGGTCTGGCGCGCCTCGGGGAAACTCGGCTGCGCCAACGTGGTCCCCGGCGCGGGGCTCACCCACGCGCTCTCGGGGATCGCGGAAGCGTTCATGGACAACGTGCCGATGCTCGTGCTCGCGTGCGGCATCCGGCGGGACACCGGGATGGCGTTCCAGCTCCACGACGTGGACCAGGCGGCGATCGTCCGCCCGGTGACGAAGGCGGTCTTCCGCCCCGAACGGGGCGAGGAGATCTACGCCACCCTTCGACGGGCCTGCCGCATCGCGCGCGAGGGCGTCCCGGGCCCGGTGATGGTCGACATCCCCGCGAACCTGTACTTCTTCCGGCACGATCCCGCGTTCGAGGCCTGGCGGGACGAGCCGGACGCGCGCCGCACGCTTCCCCTCGAAGATGTCGCGCGGGCGGCGGCGGTACTGGGCCGGGCGCGGCGCCCACTCCTCTATCTCGGGCTCGGCGCGGCCGGAGCATGCGCGAACCTCGTCGCCCTCGCCGAGCGCCTCGAGGCCCCGGTGAGCACGACCTTCCAGGGGAAGGGCGTGTTCCCCGAGTCTCACCCGCTGTTCCTGTGGCCGGGGTTCGGCGCCTCGGCACCGTCGTACGTCCGGAAGGT is a window of Candidatus Polarisedimenticolaceae bacterium DNA encoding:
- a CDS encoding thiamine pyrophosphate-binding protein, which gives rise to MKRPGAEIVVRALEDEDIPFTFGIPGTHNIELYDALAASTKVRPVLVTDEQSASFMADAVWRASGKLGCANVVPGAGLTHALSGIAEAFMDNVPMLVLACGIRRDTGMAFQLHDVDQAAIVRPVTKAVFRPERGEEIYATLRRACRIAREGVPGPVMVDIPANLYFFRHDPAFEAWRDEPDARRTLPLEDVARAAAVLGRARRPLLYLGLGAAGACANLVALAERLEAPVSTTFQGKGVFPESHPLFLWPGFGASAPSYVRKVAGECDATLAIGCRFGEVATGSYGAVPPGALVHVDVSKEVLGRNYPVEVGIVSDAAAFVDALLARLPERREDPALRASIAGGRAEVETTIVARSAAGRVAPGLLFRALQRRFGPETIFTTDSGNGTFLAIENLRLDRPGKLLAPVDYSCMGYSVPAAIGAKLARPEVPVVALAGDGAFLMTGLELLTAAQLGIPVVAIVLRDGELAQISQFQSVALGRKVCSELSGYDVAT